Genomic window (Aquipuribacter sp. SD81):
CTCGCCGAGCAGCGTCATGACGGCCGGCACGAGGGACATGCGCACGACGAAGGCGTCGACGAAGACCCCGACCGCGAGACCGAGCGCGATGGGCTGCAGGGTCGCGTCGCCCTCGGGCACGAAGGCCGCGAAGACGGCGAACATGATGACGGCGGCCGCGGCGACGACCTTCGCGGCCGAGGCGAATCCGGTCCGGACCGCGGTCCGGGCGTCCTCGCCGTGGACGTGGTGCTCGCGCATCCGCGAGACGAGGAACACCTCGTAGTCCATCGCGAGGCCGAAGAGGATGCCGAGCAGCAGGATCGGCATGAAGCTGATGACGGGACCGGTCGACACGGTGTGCAGCGGGCCCTCGAGCCAGCCCCACTGGTACACCGCGACCACGGCGCCGAGGGCGGCCCCGATCGACAGCAGGTAGCCGAGGGCGGCCTTGACCGGCACCCACACCGAGCGGAAGACCATCGCGAGCAGCACGAGCGACAGCCCGACCACGAGCAGCACGAAGGGCAGCAGCGCGCGCAGCAGCAGGTCGGAGATGTCGATGGCGACGGCGGTCGCGCCCGTCACGGCGATCTCGACGCCGTGCTCCGCCTCGATCTGCGGGCGCAGGTCGCGGATGTCCTGCACGAGCCGGCGCGTGGCGTCCGAGCTCGGTCCCCCCTCCGGCACGACCTGCACGACCATCGTGTCGGCGCCCGCGTTGGGCGTGGCGACGGGCACGGCCTCGACGCCGTCGAGCGCCTCGAGGTCGTCGGCGACGGCCTCGACGAGGCCGAGGGGGTCCGTGCTCGCGACGATGTCCCCGGTCACGACGAGCGGGCCGGAGAAGCCGGGGCCGAACTCGTCGGCGAGCAGGTCGTACGTCTCCCGGGCGGGGGTCCCCTGCGCGGCGCTGCCGGCGTCGGGCAGCGCGAGGCGGAGGTCGAGCGCCGGCACCGCGGCCACGAGCAGGCCGGCGGTGAGGAGGACGACGGTGACGAGCGGGCGCGCGGTGACGACCCGGACCCACCGCTGCCACACGGTGGTGCGGGGCCGCCGCGCCGCCCCGCCGCGGCGCGCACGGGGCGCCCGCGGCACGAGCCGGCGCCCCAGCATGCCCATGACCGCGGGGAGCAGCGTGAGGGCGACGACCACCGCGACGCCGACGGTGAGCGCCGCCGCGACGCCCATCACGGTGAGGAAGGGGATGCGCGCGACCGCGAGCCCGGCCAGCGCGATCATGACGGTGAGGCCGGCGAAGACGACGGCCGAGCCGGCGGTGGCGACGGCCCTGCCGGCGGACTCCTCCGGGTCCATGCCCTCGGCGAGCTGGTCGCGGTGGCGCGCGAGGACGAACAGCGCGTAGTCGATGCCGACCGCGATGCCGATCATGACGGCGAGCATCGGCGCGGTCGCCGACAGGTCGACGACGGCGGTGGCCGCGAAGACCGCGGCCATGGACACCCCGACGCCGACGAGCGCCGTGAGGATCGGCATGCCGGCGGCGAGCAGGCTGCCGAGGGTGAGCGTGAGCACGAGCAGGGCGACGGCGACCCCGACGAGCTCGGTGGCCCCCAGCGCCGGCGTGCCCGCGCCGAACGCGTCGCCGCCGACGGTCCACGTGACGGCGCCGTCGCTGCCGCGCTCGCCGACCGCGAGCAGCTCGTCCTGCAGCTCGGTGGTGACCTGGTCGCCGCCCACCTCCAGCTGGGCGCTCAGCAGCAGCGTGTCGCCGTCGGCGGACACCTGGGCGTCCTCGCCCAGCCCGCCGGTCCCGTCCAGTGGGGTGGCGACCGCGGCGACGCCGCCGAGGTCCTCGAGGTCGGCCACGACCCCCGCGACCGCGTCGAGCACGGCCGGGTCGCTCACGTCACCGCCCGCGGCCCGCGCGACGTACTGCACGGACGCGCCCGACACCTGCGGGAACGTGGCGTCGAGCCGGTCCAGCGCGCGCTGGGACTCCGTGCCGGGGATCGAGAACGAGGTCGTCGTCCCCTGCGACAGCGTGAGCGCGGCCGTGCCGACCAGCCCGACGACGAGCGCCCACACGAGCAGGACGAGGCGCCAGCGGCGGTGGGCGAGGCGCCCGAAGGAGTACAGGTGCGACGACATGAGCGGTCCTCGTGCGGTGTCGGGGCGTACGGGGCGGCGGGACGGAAGGGTCGGGGGGGTCTCAGGCGGGCGCGGGGCCCGCCCCGAGGACCGCGACGGCGGCCTCGACGGCGAGCTCCTGGACCTGGGCGGGCGGCAGGTCGCCGAGCGGCGCCTGCGGCTCGAGGGTGAGCAGCGCCGTGTTGGCGACCAGCTGCAGGGCCATCACGGCCCGCAGCCGGTCGTGCGGCTCGGCGAGGTCCTCGGTGAGCGCGGCGAGCAGGTCGTGGGCGAGGGCGTCGAGGCGGTCGGCGTGCGGCAGGTCCGCGCCCTCCTGCAGCGCCTCGATCATGAGCAGGACGACTCCGGGCCGGGCGAAGGCCGCGGCCGCCGCGGAGGCGAGGAAGCCGCGCCGGCGGGCCGGGCCCTGCCCCTCGAGCCGGCCGCGGAGGGCGCGGACCTCGGTCGTCACGTGCTCGACGGCCGCGTCGTACAGCGCCTGCTTGGACGGGAACCGCCGCAGCAGGCCCGTCTTGGAGTAGCCGACGGCGTCCGCGACCTGCTGCACGGAGGTGCCCGCGAAGCCGTGCCGGGCGAAGACCTCCGCCGCCGTGTCGAGGATGGCGGCGTCGATCTGCTCCGGGGACGGGCGGACGGGGGCGCGACGGGAGACGACCGGCGAGGTCGTGTGCATGACCATGGTGGTCCGATGGTGGACCGTTCTGGTCCGCCCGGTCAAACGCGTCACCCGGTCGCCCGCTCCGGCCCGCCGTCACGCGTGCCGACCCGTAGGAGGTGGACCGTGTTCTCGGCGTCCTGCTCGGCGCCGTCGCCCTCGGCGTCCTCGGGTACCCCTTCCTGCCCGTGGACGGCCGGGCCTCCGACGTCGCCTACCCCGCCCTGGCCGTCGGCTCCCTCCTCGTCGGCTGGACCGGGCTGGCGCTGCGGCGCCCGGTCCGGGTGCTGCCGTGGACCCTGCTGCTCGCGGGGTACTCCGCCTGGGTCGCGGGCGACCTGCTGTTCGTCCTGGAGACGGAGGTGTGGCGGCTCGGCTACTGGCCGGCCTGGTCCGACGTGCTCTACCTGTCCGGCTACGGCCTGCTCGCGCTCGGCGCCCTGCAGCTCGTGCGCTCGCGCCGGCAGCGCCGCGACGGCACCGCCCTGCTCGACGCCGCGATCGTCACCATCGGCGTCGCCGTGCCCACGGTCGCCTTCGTCGTCGTGCCGGCGGCCACCGACACGACCGCGAGCCTGCTCGGCAAGCTCGTGTCGTCCGCCTACCCCGCCGGGGACCTGTTCCTGCTCGCGATGCTCGCGCGGCTCGCCACCACACCGGGCGCCCGCACGCTGTCCTTCCGGCTGCTGGTCGCCTCCCTCGGGGTGACGCTCGTGACCGACGCGGCGTGGAACGTCGCCGCGGTGTCGACGGGCTACACCGACGTCAACCGCTGGATGGACCTCGGCTGGCTGGCCGGCTACGTGCTCATCGCCGGCGCCGCGCTGAGCCGGGACATGCGCGTGCTCACCGAGCGGCCGCCGGACCGCGAGCAGGCGCCCGGCCGGGTACGCCTGGCGATGCTCGCGGCCGCGCTCAGCCTGCCGGGGGCCACCCTCGTGGCCGACGGGGTGCAGGACGGCGACGTCGCGTGGGCGACGATCGGCGTCGGCGCCATCGTGCTGTCGCTGCTCGTGCTCGTCCGCATGGCCGGGCTGCTGGACCAGGTGCGGGTGCAGGCGGTCCAGCTGGCCGCGGTCGCGCGGCTCGACCCGCTCACGGGCACGCCGAACCGGCGCACGTGGGACCTCGAGCTGTCCCGGGCGGTGCACGACGCCGACGCGTCCGGCGAGCCGCTGTGCGTGGCGATGCTCGACGTCGACCACTTCAAGCGCTGGAACGACACCCACGGGCACCAGCGGGGCGACGAGCTCCTGCGCGAGGCCGCGACCGCGTGGACGGCGGGCCTCGGCGAGGGCCGGCTGCTCGCCCGCTACGGCGGGGAGGAGTTCGCGGTCCTGCTGCCGGGGTCGGACCTTGTGGCCGCGCGGCACGCCGTCGACCGGCTGCGCGCGCTCACCCCGCACGGGCAGACCTTCTCCGCCGGCGTCGCCCGCTGGCAGCCGGGCACCGAGCCCGGCGCCGCCGTCGCCGCCGCCGACCAGGCGCTGTACCAGGCCAAGCGGCGGGGACGCGACCGCGTCGCGGTGCACGGCGAGAGCTCCGCCCGCCTGCTGCCCACCTGGGTCGACCACGTGGCGGTGGCCGTGCAGCCGGTCGTCGACCTGGCGACGGGGGCGGTCGTGGCGCACGAGGCGCTCGCGCGCTTCCCCCACTCCGGCGACGTGACGGGCGTGTTCGAGGCCGCGTGGGCCGAGGGCTTCGGCGACCTGCTCGAGCTCGAGACCGTCGGTCGCGCCCTCACCCTGCCCGGGCGACCGCCCGGCACGGCGCTGCACGTCAACGTGTCCGGCGCGGCGCTGGCGAGCGAGCGCTTCTGGTCCGGGCTGCCCGCGCGCCTCGACGACGTCGTCGTCGAGCTGGGCGAGGACCACCGGGTGCCGGACTGGGCCGTGCACGCCGACGCGGTCCGGGCGCTGCGCGAGCGGGGCGCACGCGTGGCCGTCGACGACCTCGGTGCGGGCGCGGGCGACCTCGCGCGCGTCCTCGCGATCCGGCCCGACCTCATCACGCTGGACCGCGGCGTCGTCACCGGCTGCGGCACCGACCCGGCCCGGGAGGGCCTCGTCCGCGCCCTGCTGCAGCTCGCGCGCTCCGACGGCGCGCGCGTGTGCGCCGAGGGGGTGGAGACCGAGGCCGACCTCGACGTGCTCCGGGCGCTCGGGGTCGACCTCGTCCAGGGGTTCCTGCTCGGCCGGCCGCGCCCGGCCTGGTGCGCCGACGCCGACCTGCCGCACGTCGCGCGGCCGGGCTCCCTCAGCCCGTCATGAAGCGTTTTGCATGACTCTGCATAGTCATGCAAGACTCGCGTCGTGTCCAAGGTCCTCATGCAGCTGCCCGTCGGCGAGCGGGTCGGCATCGCGTTCTCCGGTGGTCTCGACACGTCCGTCGCCGTGGCGTGGATGCGGGAGAAGGGCGCGGTGCCGTGCACGTACACCGCCGACCTCGGCCAGGCCGACGAGCCGGACATCGCCTCGGTCCCGACCCGCGCGCACGACTACGGCGCCGAGGTCGCGCGCCTGGTCGACTGCCGCGAGGCCCTCGTCGAGGAGGGTCTCGCCGCGCTGACCTGCGGTGCCTTCCACATCCGCTCCGGCGGCCGGCCGTACTTCAACACCACGCCGCTCGGCCGGGCCGTGACCGGGACGCTCCTGGTCCGGGCGATGCTCGCCGACGACGTGCAGGTCTGGGGTGACGGCAGCACGTACAAGGGCAACGACATCGAGCGGTTCTACCGCTACGGCCTGCTCGCGAACCCGTCGCTGCGCATCTACAAGCCGTGGCTCGACCCGGCCTTCGTCCACGAGCTCGGCGGGCGCACCGAGATGTCGCAGTGGCTGCAGGCCCGCGACCTGCCGTACCGGGCGAGCACCGAGAAGGCGTACTCGACCGACGCCAACATCTGGGGCGCCACCCACGAGGCGAAGGCGCTCGAGCACCTCGACAACGGCATCGAGCTCGTCGAGCCGATCATGGGCGTGCGGTTCTGGGACCCCGCGGTCGACGTCGACCCGGAGGACGTGACCGTCACCTTCGAGCAGGGCCGTCCCGTCGCCATCGACGGGCAGCACTTCGACTCCCCCGTCGACCTCGTGCTCGCGGCCAACGCGGTCGGCGGCCGGCACGGGCTCGGCATGTCCGACCAGATCGAGAACCGCATCATCGAAGCGAAGAGCCGGGGCATCTACGAGGCGCCCGGCATGGCGCTCCTGCACGCGGCCTACGAGCGGCTCGTCAACGCCGTCCACAACGAGGACACCCTCGCCACGTACCACTCCGAGGGCCGCCGGCTCGGCCGGCTGCTGTACGAGGGCCGCTGGCTGGACCCGCAGGCGCTCATGCTCCGCGAGTCGCTGCAGCGCTGGGTCGGCACGGCCGTCACCGGCTCGGTGACGCTGCGGCTGCGCCGCGGCGAGGACTACTCGGTGCTCGACACCCAGGGACCGGCCTTCAGCTACCACCCCGACAAGCTGTCGATGGAGCGGACCGTCGACTCGGCGTTCGGCCCGGTCGACCGGATCGGGCAGCTGACGATGCGCAACCTCGACATCGCCGACTCCCGCGCCCGCCTCGAGCAGTACGCCTCCCTCGGCATGGTCGGCGACGGCCACGCCGCCCTCATCGGCGCCTCGGCGGGCCCCGGCTCGCTCATCGGCGACCTGGAGTCCGGCGGCGCCGAGGCCATCGCCTCGCGCGGCCGGGTGAGCGAGGGCGACGCCCTGCTCGACCGGGCGGCGATGGAGGCCGGCACCGACTGACGCGCGCCCCCTCGGCGCCCGCGGCGCACCGCCTGGACCTCAGCGCGCCGCCTCCGGGGCCGCGAGCGGGAGCCGCACGACGAAGGCCGCGCCGTGCCCGCGCCGCGGGCACTCCACGGTCCCGCCGTGCGCCCCGACGACGGCCGCGACGATCGACAGGCCGAGGCCGGTGCTGCCGGACTCGCGGGACCGGGAGCTGTCCGCGCGCGTGAAGCGCTCGAAGACCGTCGCCCGCAGCTCCTCGGGCACCCCGGGGCCGTCGTCGGCCACGACGAGGACCGCCTCGCCCGCCTCGCGTGCGAGCGACGACCTGACGGTGGTCCCGGGCGGGGTGTGGACGCGGGCGTTGCCGAGCAGGTTGGCGACGACCTGCTGCAGCCGGGCCTCGTCGCCGGTCACCACGACCGGCTCGTCGCCGGCAGCGTCGAGGTCGAGGAGCCAGCGGTGCGCGGGCGAGGCGGCGTGGGCGTCGGAGA
Coding sequences:
- a CDS encoding TetR/AcrR family transcriptional regulator; translated protein: MVMHTTSPVVSRRAPVRPSPEQIDAAILDTAAEVFARHGFAGTSVQQVADAVGYSKTGLLRRFPSKQALYDAAVEHVTTEVRALRGRLEGQGPARRRGFLASAAAAAFARPGVVLLMIEALQEGADLPHADRLDALAHDLLAALTEDLAEPHDRLRAVMALQLVANTALLTLEPQAPLGDLPPAQVQELAVEAAVAVLGAGPAPA
- a CDS encoding MMPL family transporter, whose product is MSSHLYSFGRLAHRRWRLVLLVWALVVGLVGTAALTLSQGTTTSFSIPGTESQRALDRLDATFPQVSGASVQYVARAAGGDVSDPAVLDAVAGVVADLEDLGGVAAVATPLDGTGGLGEDAQVSADGDTLLLSAQLEVGGDQVTTELQDELLAVGERGSDGAVTWTVGGDAFGAGTPALGATELVGVAVALLVLTLTLGSLLAAGMPILTALVGVGVSMAAVFAATAVVDLSATAPMLAVMIGIAVGIDYALFVLARHRDQLAEGMDPEESAGRAVATAGSAVVFAGLTVMIALAGLAVARIPFLTVMGVAAALTVGVAVVVALTLLPAVMGMLGRRLVPRAPRARRGGAARRPRTTVWQRWVRVVTARPLVTVVLLTAGLLVAAVPALDLRLALPDAGSAAQGTPARETYDLLADEFGPGFSGPLVVTGDIVASTDPLGLVEAVADDLEALDGVEAVPVATPNAGADTMVVQVVPEGGPSSDATRRLVQDIRDLRPQIEAEHGVEIAVTGATAVAIDISDLLLRALLPFVLLVVGLSLVLLAMVFRSVWVPVKAALGYLLSIGAALGAVVAVYQWGWLEGPLHTVSTGPVISFMPILLLGILFGLAMDYEVFLVSRMREHHVHGEDARTAVRTGFASAAKVVAAAAVIMFAVFAAFVPEGDATLQPIALGLAVGVFVDAFVVRMSLVPAVMTLLGERAWYLPRWLDRALPSFDVEGEGIAHQLRLADWPGPDAGPGVHARGLEVRDGERVLLGPVDLAVDPGGLLLVEGGERVARTALAMALTGRTRPDGGDVKVAGAVLPQQSAAARRRTALLRAVEHRDGHALLGAVDAALASRRPPVVVVVENLERLADPRERQLVLDRLGVAAAGGTAVVVTAGREAAAALRLPVHAPTTTVSLDRPDTPADPRHAAAPVAALPAGDPA
- a CDS encoding bifunctional diguanylate cyclase/phosphodiesterase, with the translated sequence MDRVLGVLLGAVALGVLGYPFLPVDGRASDVAYPALAVGSLLVGWTGLALRRPVRVLPWTLLLAGYSAWVAGDLLFVLETEVWRLGYWPAWSDVLYLSGYGLLALGALQLVRSRRQRRDGTALLDAAIVTIGVAVPTVAFVVVPAATDTTASLLGKLVSSAYPAGDLFLLAMLARLATTPGARTLSFRLLVASLGVTLVTDAAWNVAAVSTGYTDVNRWMDLGWLAGYVLIAGAALSRDMRVLTERPPDREQAPGRVRLAMLAAALSLPGATLVADGVQDGDVAWATIGVGAIVLSLLVLVRMAGLLDQVRVQAVQLAAVARLDPLTGTPNRRTWDLELSRAVHDADASGEPLCVAMLDVDHFKRWNDTHGHQRGDELLREAATAWTAGLGEGRLLARYGGEEFAVLLPGSDLVAARHAVDRLRALTPHGQTFSAGVARWQPGTEPGAAVAAADQALYQAKRRGRDRVAVHGESSARLLPTWVDHVAVAVQPVVDLATGAVVAHEALARFPHSGDVTGVFEAAWAEGFGDLLELETVGRALTLPGRPPGTALHVNVSGAALASERFWSGLPARLDDVVVELGEDHRVPDWAVHADAVRALRERGARVAVDDLGAGAGDLARVLAIRPDLITLDRGVVTGCGTDPAREGLVRALLQLARSDGARVCAEGVETEADLDVLRALGVDLVQGFLLGRPRPAWCADADLPHVARPGSLSPS
- the argG gene encoding argininosuccinate synthase, with product MSKVLMQLPVGERVGIAFSGGLDTSVAVAWMREKGAVPCTYTADLGQADEPDIASVPTRAHDYGAEVARLVDCREALVEEGLAALTCGAFHIRSGGRPYFNTTPLGRAVTGTLLVRAMLADDVQVWGDGSTYKGNDIERFYRYGLLANPSLRIYKPWLDPAFVHELGGRTEMSQWLQARDLPYRASTEKAYSTDANIWGATHEAKALEHLDNGIELVEPIMGVRFWDPAVDVDPEDVTVTFEQGRPVAIDGQHFDSPVDLVLAANAVGGRHGLGMSDQIENRIIEAKSRGIYEAPGMALLHAAYERLVNAVHNEDTLATYHSEGRRLGRLLYEGRWLDPQALMLRESLQRWVGTAVTGSVTLRLRRGEDYSVLDTQGPAFSYHPDKLSMERTVDSAFGPVDRIGQLTMRNLDIADSRARLEQYASLGMVGDGHAALIGASAGPGSLIGDLESGGAEAIASRGRVSEGDALLDRAAMEAGTD